The genomic interval AGGACGGGTGCAGGCAAGCGCCATGGGCACTCCAGAACCCCGGCGGGATCGGCGAGACGCAGGTGATCGTCCACGGGTCGGCGAAACCCCAGTCGTGCTCGCTGTACGACACGGGGTTCAAGGCCTCCTCTCCCAGGCTTTTCGCGTAGGTCTGCGCCAACAGGTGTTTCGCGTCGTCCAGGTCGGAGGGGACTTTGGCGTTGACGATGAAGGCGTTGATCACGCCGATCTCGCCCCCCGGCGGCGAATTGTCGTAAGCCCAGAGGATCGGGCCGTTGAGTTGCAGGGTGTGGCCGTTCAGACCCTTGTCGCGCCAGAACGGGCGGCGGTAGACCATCACCGTCTTGCGCGCCGGCGCATGGGCCGGCCAGGCGCTTTGCAGGGCCGCGCGCCCGGCGGGCAACGGCGGGTCGAAGGTCAGTTGATGGCACAGCGCCGGGTGGATCGCCATGATCACCTTGCGGGCGCGCACCGGGCCCCGGTCGGTGTGCAGCGTGACGACCGGCTGCCCCCAGTCCGAGATCCGCCGCACCGGGCACGACAGGCGCACCTTCGGCCCCAAGGCCTCGGCCATCCTGATCGACAGCAACTGCGAGCCGCCGATCAGCCGGGTGCCCTGGGCGCTGTCCTTGATCGAGTCCAGCCGTGCATATTCGCAACCGGCCGAATTGATCATCGACAGGTAGTGCAGCAGGCCCATCTTCGCCGGCGGCACTCCGCAGGTCAGCGACAGGCTCACGTCCCAGCCGGAGCGGTCCTCAGGCCTGACGCCCTGCCCGGCCAGCCAGTCGCCCATCGACAGCTTGTCCAGTTCGGCGAGCCGCGAAGAAGTCCACGGCGCCCCGCACGGCACGTCCCGCGACAGTTCGCTGAGTTTGGCCGCCAGGGTTTCATCGGTGCCGAAGGTGCCTTCCAGGTCGACTTCGACACGCCCGTCGGCCCCGCCGAGAATCACCGTGCGGCCTTGGTAGTAGCTGGGGAACGTCCCCACCTCCAGTTCCCGGGCCAGGTCCGCCACGGCGGTCTGGCCCGGACCGATCCACTGCCCGCCGGCCTCGGACACGAAGCCCGAGCCCAGGTCGTGATTGAGCGTGCGACCGCCCACCCGATCCCTTGCCTCCAGCACGGCGAACGCTTCGCAGCCGGCCCGTCGCAGATCGCGGGCGGCCGTCAGCCCGGCCAGGCCCGCGCCGATGATCGCCACGTCCAGCACGTCACCGGCAACGTCCTCTGCCGTGTCGCTGGCGTCGGCCAGGCCGATCCTGAGGCCCAGGCCGCCGACGGCCATCGAGGCGCCGGCCAGTTTGAGCAGTTGCCTTCGCGGCAATTCGAACGGACTCCCGGGGGAGTACGGCTTGTCCATGTTCCTACCTCACGCAAGTGGTCTTCTGATGGGGTCGCTCTTTCTTCGGGCAAAGCGAGGCCTGTCCGCCCGGACACGGCGATCCGCGCAGCAGGGTCAAACGGTGTCGTGAACGGCGGCCTGCGCCGGCGCGGGGCTCAGCCGGCCTTGTGCACCCGTCGGTTGGTGAAGCTGTCCAGTTGATGCGCGGCGCCCAGCGCCAGCGTCATCGCGCACCACTGCAACGGCTCCGGCAGCAGCGACGGCGTCTTGTGGCGCAAGGCGGCCAGCAGCGGGTGCTCGATGCCGCCGATGCGTTCCGCCAGCAGATGGCCGA from Pseudomonas ekonensis carries:
- a CDS encoding flavin monoamine oxidase family protein is translated as MDKPYSPGSPFELPRRQLLKLAGASMAVGGLGLRIGLADASDTAEDVAGDVLDVAIIGAGLAGLTAARDLRRAGCEAFAVLEARDRVGGRTLNHDLGSGFVSEAGGQWIGPGQTAVADLARELEVGTFPSYYQGRTVILGGADGRVEVDLEGTFGTDETLAAKLSELSRDVPCGAPWTSSRLAELDKLSMGDWLAGQGVRPEDRSGWDVSLSLTCGVPPAKMGLLHYLSMINSAGCEYARLDSIKDSAQGTRLIGGSQLLSIRMAEALGPKVRLSCPVRRISDWGQPVVTLHTDRGPVRARKVIMAIHPALCHQLTFDPPLPAGRAALQSAWPAHAPARKTVMVYRRPFWRDKGLNGHTLQLNGPILWAYDNSPPGGEIGVINAFIVNAKVPSDLDDAKHLLAQTYAKSLGEEALNPVSYSEHDWGFADPWTITCVSPIPPGFWSAHGACLHPSCGNLYWSGTETADIWAGYMDGAVRSGHRSALQVLNALRQG